The nucleotide sequence AGCGGATCAAGCTCGAGAAGAAGGAGGTTACCCCGGCGACCTGGATCCGGCTGGTGGTCAATCGGAGCATCGACGTGGAGTGCGGGTCCACCACCTACACCCGGGGCCGGGACGAGACGGTGGACTTCTCCATCAACTTCTTCTTCACGGGCTCACAGCTCCTGGTGAAGAAGGGGAGCGGGATCAAGAGCCTGGCGGACGTGGCCGGCAAGCGGGTGGGGGCCGCCCAGGGGACGACGAACGAGAGGGCCCTGCGCGCCTCCCAGCCCAAGACCGACGTCGTGACCTTCCAGGACCACGCAACCGGCTTCCTGACCCTGGAGCAGGGAAGGATCGTGGCCTACGTCTCCGATGGCATCCTCCTGGCCGGGCTGGCCGCCAAGGCCAAGAACCCCAAAGACTACGCGGTGGTGGGGGACTTCTTCTCGAAGGACCCCTACTCCTGCATGGTCCCGGAGAACGACTCCAAGTGGCGTGACTTCGTGAACCACACCTTCATGGAGCTCATCGACAGCGGGAAGTTCTTCGAGTTGTACGAGAAGTGGTTCGGGGAGCGCGGCGTGGTCCCCTATCCGATGTCGGACAAGGTCCGCAACTACATGATCATGCGGTCCATGCCCGAGTAGCGGACCTCGCCACGGCCGGGCCCGGTCGCGGGCCCCGGCCCGACGCCGATGCGGCTCACGGGAACCTGGGTCTGAGGATGCGCTCGCTAACATCGAGAGTCGGCCGATCATTCCCACCCACAGCCCCTCGGGTAGCCTCGGTACCGGCTTTGCACCGCGACCTCCTGATGATGGCATCGGCCGTCATCGTGCGCCACCGCAGCTGGCCCCCGATACCCGCATTCCTCCTGGCGATGGCGGTAGGCGGCTGCGATGGCATCCAGTCCGCCCTTCGGCCGGCCGGCCCGCAGGCGGCGCGTATCGCTGCCCTGTGGTGGGTAATGCTGGGCGTCGGCGCGGCCGTGCTGGCGGCGGTCGTTGCGACGATGCTGTGGGCGGTGCTCCGGCCGGCACGCAGCCGGGCC is from Candidatus Methylomirabilota bacterium and encodes:
- a CDS encoding transporter substrate-binding domain-containing protein, which gives rise to MGLAGVLLFGAVVPVLAETVLEKISRTGVLAAGTRGTSIPFAFINEKNEWIGFSIDLLEAIRARLEKLAKRIKLEKKEVTPATWIRLVVNRSIDVECGSTTYTRGRDETVDFSINFFFTGSQLLVKKGSGIKSLADVAGKRVGAAQGTTNERALRASQPKTDVVTFQDHATGFLTLEQGRIVAYVSDGILLAGLAAKAKNPKDYAVVGDFFSKDPYSCMVPENDSKWRDFVNHTFMELIDSGKFFELYEKWFGERGVVPYPMSDKVRNYMIMRSMPE